Proteins from one Flavobacteriales bacterium genomic window:
- a CDS encoding radical SAM protein: MEAFYTLQGEGFWQGNAAYFIRLAGCDVGCVWCDVKESWQASGHPQMPIEDIISQADQVKTEIAVITGGEPAMYDLSELTTGLINKGFKTHIETSGVHPLTGEWHWICLSPKKFKPAVEGIHSRAHELKVVVYNKSDFAFAEEHASKVRSDCNLYLQPEWGRVNQVLPLIVDYVKENPRWKVSLQAHKYMNIP; this comes from the coding sequence ATGGAGGCCTTCTATACTCTACAAGGAGAAGGGTTCTGGCAGGGAAATGCTGCTTATTTCATCCGCTTGGCCGGCTGCGATGTGGGATGCGTGTGGTGTGATGTGAAAGAGAGTTGGCAGGCCTCGGGCCATCCACAGATGCCTATCGAGGATATCATCTCCCAAGCCGATCAGGTAAAAACGGAGATAGCCGTGATCACCGGTGGAGAACCGGCCATGTATGACCTCAGTGAACTTACCACGGGACTCATTAATAAGGGCTTCAAGACCCACATCGAGACTTCAGGTGTGCATCCACTCACCGGAGAATGGCACTGGATTTGCCTATCACCTAAGAAATTCAAGCCCGCAGTAGAAGGAATTCACAGTCGAGCGCATGAATTGAAGGTGGTGGTGTATAACAAGTCGGACTTTGCATTTGCTGAAGAACATGCATCCAAGGTCCGTAGCGATTGCAACCTCTACCTTCAACCCGAATGGGGAAGGGTCAATCAGGTATTACCATTGATCGTGGATTATGTCAAGGAAAATCCCCGATGGAAGGTCTCCCTTCAAGCGCATAAGTACATGAATATTCCTTAG